TCTCCAGCAATGATGGCGACCCTAAGGTAATTAAATCGGTGGAGAGGATACTGTCCATCTGGGAGGACAGGGGTGTGTATTCAGGGGCGCTCATTACTGAGCTTAAGAGTACCTTAGTCAAAGAGGAGTCCCCTCCTGAGACACCCGTGGAGCAAAAAAGTAAGTgtctttgctttttattttccactttctgttgacatttttattaataCCTCATCTCAACACCCATCTTGAGACTTTGCATCCATAAGGGTTTTATTAGTCACAATATGTTGTTGTTCTATTGGCTgctatgtatttattattcataTGTAACCctgtttttaatcatttctgacattttgatttaatatatttatatttgttatcCAAATACTGAGTGTTGCACAGCTTTGTGAAGGTaattattattttgctgtttcaCGTGATCTCaaatttttattctttaaaaaaaaaaaagctccagtCGAGTCTAAAGCAGACCTACAGTCCAAGGTTGTGGCTGAGTTTGTGGTAAGCAATACATTAATGTTTTAAGCTTAACTAAACCCTAACCAAAATGCAACCTTATTTTACAAATTAAGCTAATAAAATGAGTTATGCTTGTTACTAATATTACGTTGTTCTGACATCTTGGCTGACTGCACCCCCTGCTTAATTAGCCCCAGGCACTATTCGACAAACTGTCCAAGTACAAGAAATCTCTGGAGGAGTTGGACCTGAGAGAAAAACAGCTGGCAGCTATGAGGGTTGACATCTGCAGTTCTGATGCCCTCAAGAGACTCAAAGGTGCCTGCTTCAGTCATCTGTACTGTTGGACCACCTGTCCTACTGCAACACACAGATGGTTGCACATTGCATCAAAAATCATCCTTACATGCTTGATTCTTCCAGATAAGGCCGGAGGAAAGAAATTCTCCAAGGACTTTGAGGAAGGAAGTGCGCAACTACAGGAGTTTGTCAAGTTCTTtgacaaacaaatgaaaacaggGCCTCCTCTCATAGAGGCCCTCAACAATGCAGATATCTTCTACGAGATGCAGTACAAGGAGGTCAAGATTGTTGCTAATGTGAGTGACAGTATATTTGTAGTTCGATATTGTATTGGTTACAGCATCACATCCTCACAACTAGTTATTTGTGAACATGCATTCAAGTAAAATTAAGCCAGCATTGTTTGTTAACCCGACCTGGGGTTATTTTGTTCTGGCTCTTGTTTTTTTAGTCGCTTTACTTTCCCATATCATGCAGAGAGCCACCTCGGACCAGTGTATGTCTGAAAAACAGTACTAAAAATGTGTATCTTGTGTGTGTAACCTGTGTATTCAAAATAATTGATCTATACCTTCAGTTTTAATGGCTGTATGAGcatacatttaatttaagatGAGACAGAAGACATGTTCATTCATAAAAGCTCTGTGTACAAGGAAGTTGCAAAAACAGTACTATATGAAATCTATACAGTAGAGTGCAATATATTAAACGTATTAACTGTGAAATGACAGGAACGTCCACAGGGCATGAACCAGATGTGCTACCTCAACAtgacaaaactaaaatgaaGTGATACTTTTGACTGACCACTTTCACGTGTGTGAGTTGGATTGTTAGCTGGCTATACAATCTGTTGatggttgttctttttttattttacttttcatttactGACACTCCATGACCTCTCCTTTCCAGGCCTACCAGACGTTTGCCAACCGGGTGTCCCACCTAAAGCGTAAACTGGACACCCTGAAGGCCACCTTGCCAGACCTGGATGAGTCACCCATCCCCTCACCTTCTGCAGATGCACCGTCTCCAACGGGCTCAGAGTCCCCTTTCAGGGGTCTGGAATTGGCCAACCCCGATCCAGATCTTGATGGCTGTGCTATGGACGAGGAGGCAGAGCCACCGGCCCCAAGCCCTCTTTCCTCACCGGGAGGATcccccaaacacacagagactctCGGAGAGAATGATAACCGGGAAGTGGAAGACATGGAGCTCTCTGAGGAAGAAATGGACGGCAGTGGCATAATAGGTAAGGAGTGGGCTGATAAGTAGGGACTTTAATGAGTGACTTCGCAGTGAGGGCTTTTACATATAAAGGCTGAATGTCTCTGGCAGTGTTATGCAGAAAATGTGATGAAATTGAGAAGCACCACCCAAGGTAGGCAAGTGAAGTCACTGAATCATGCAGAAGATCACACAGAGAATCACAGCCTTCATATGTCAACAATGACGATCCAAGTATTCGTATTTCAGCCAATTTTTCTGGAACACTTTCCCCCACCCATAGCGCCATCTTATTAAAAttagatacattttttcaacTACAGACTGCCCTATATCAGCCGTTTTACCACACAACTCTGATGTGCTGAATATTACCTTTTACCAGTATGTACATGTACTTGCATTTGTTTATTGGCCATATGCAACAATGATTTTTATGGTTATACTGTTGTGTATTATTTAccattgttgttttgctttcagTGCATTCATGCTGTTAACATGATGATGACTATTTTCTGGgcctgtgtgtttctgtggccCTACATTATTTTAACTTCAAAAATAATATCTTATATGAAAGTATCAACATGTTaaaaagtttttaatgttttttttttttttaattttgggttacaattttttttcactgaaaGCTAGACTATGTTTCAGTATTTTTGGCAGTATATTCCCCTCCATTAATTTATTTGCAGTGACTTCTGTGGCACATAAATTATCTGCGCTTGTAGAAAAATGACGACAAAATTAATTGTGTTGCCTAAAAACAAATAACTACTGTGtagttgtcttgttttatttagGGTTTCCTCGTGGTcttaaaaaatttgaaattctCAAAATTTtagtccttaaaaagtcttaaatttgtaAAActattgtgttctaggtcttaaatattttcaaacatGTCTTGAATTTTCCTACGtcattgaaatgtttttcttttttaattctgtggtgttgtagttttcttTCGCTAGTCCAAATAAAATTtgctgtatacagtatgtacagatCCCTATTACTCTGttgcttttattcaattttaataaTTGAATTTCCCTTGTAAGTACTTTTGTGACTCAGCACTTTTATTTTGCGATTTAGGTTTTAAATTTAATtgataaaggtcttaaaaaaggtcttaaatttgATGTGTTGAagcctgcagaaaccctgttcATTACATAGAGGGCATATCTGTTAACATCCACACTGTCTCTCACTGTTATATTTTTCACTTCAGTTGAGGAGCAGATTGAAAGCACTACCCACCCTAAGGTGTCCACTGCAAAAACGGAGCCATCCGTGGCAACAGAGCAGCCTGTCACACAGGTCACACCCCTAGTAGCGACTCCTGTAGcggctccttcagcagcagcagtggaaaGTGTTGACCTGGGTAAAATTAGCTCCATCCTCAACAGTTTGAATTCAGTCATGAAAAACACGGGTGAGTGCTAGTGGCTTTTCCAAACGTCATAATAATTCAAAAGTTGAACATCATTATAGAGTGACAAAGGCAATATAACAATGCAAGGATCTCCTGTGATAATGTTTGTCCCACCCACCCCATTTCCCCACCCACCACACAATCACACTTTCAACTGGCTTAGAGAAGGCAGATGAACTCAAAACATCAGATAAAAGTAAATTGGCAGGTTGGTGATTCTATAATACATTTTGTTCCCTAGAACTTGAAATTAAGATGAAGAGTGCAGTCAAATATGAATGTATACCtacgcatacatacacacacacacatatacacacagcaAACTTCAcgataaaaatgtattaaaacagcaaaacaataaaattcaTAATATTTATTATGTCACGTACCGAGAAAAGAAATCTTTGCACTACTGATCAAGTGATCAGTAGTGATCAAGTGAACTAACCGTGTACATGTAATGTACGATAGGAACCCTTATATCTCTGCAACATAGTATCAGTAgtacacacatttttaagtgTTATTTGTATGTTAATTTGGTTTAAGTCTCAAGATTTACTATTAATGTGAGtgtccctctctgtctcacagGACCATTAGTGGAGAGTCCTCCTGCGGCTGCACCTGCTAGCTCCTCATTGAAGACGACACCTGCTGCCTCTGTGGCCTCACAGGATGCTAGTTCACTGGTGAACCTCCTCTCCAAGGTGGACATGAGTCCTGCAGACATCCTCGGCGCTCTCTCCAAAGTCCAGGGCCAAGGCAGCCTTGAGGGTGAGAATAAGGAgttatttagtttatttcatATACCTATTTCCTATCTTACATTAAAAGTGGCAAGGTGCTTAAAATACGTTTCTGGTTCCTCCATTTCTTCACTTAGGCATAACTTCTCTTCTGAGTAGCCCAGCTGAAAATGTCTCCTCAGACTCCTCCAGTACAGGCAAGATTCCTCCCTCATCCACATCTGCACCAGCAGTGCCCTCTCAgagcctgtctctctcctctgatGCACCTGTGCCTTCTTCACACATCTCCACTGTAAGGCAGAGCACAAGCTCCCAGGCCCCCCCCCAAACTTCGATCCCAGCCTCTGCCCTGGTCCAGGCTCTCCATAGAGACATGGATTTGACAACAGAGCCAGAACCGTCCATGTCTTCTACCAGTTTAGAGTCTAAAATCCACAACTTCCTGCAGGGGAACCCTGCCTTCAATGCATTTGGCTTAGGTTTTTCTACCAACCTAGCTCCGGGAGGGGATAACCTCAGCCCTGTAACTGGGACAGACACCCAGGGTGGGACCCCAGTGCGCGATGAGGGCGGAGGCACTCCAACTCAAGATGAGATCATGGACAAGCCCGTGGTGGTCCCGTTAATTTCTACCACAAATCAGCCATCGATTGCAGAAACGGTTAACACTGCTCCTATTGCGTACCAGAACAGCAGTCAGCAGAACCGCAACAATCCACAACAGCAAGCTTACATGCAGCCAGGTGTGGCTCAGAATGGGCAGGTCTACCAGATGTCAGAGCATAGGATTACTGTGCCAGCGGCACAATACCAGCACATTTCTGCACAAACAGGAGGGCCAGTGCCTGGAAAAAGAGCCACAGGCAGCGCATGTAGCACAAACATGGAAGGCTTTCAGGGGGTGAGTGAAAGGGGTTGGTATGGTGACACTTACCCAGAGGGTAACTCTCAACAACCACGGGGCTACAATGTGACAGCACCTGGAGGTGCTGGAGAAAACAAGGCATCAGGAATGTATCCATACCAAACAGAGACATTTCTGGAACCTCAAGAGTTGGCCTCCCAGCAGGGCGCAACCACATCCCCTGGTTTCTTCAGAAGCACCCTCCCTCCTGTCCCAAAGCTCCCTCCCCCTCCTTGTGTCTTTGCCGCCCCTCCTTCCGCGACCAGCAGTATGATGATGCCGACAGGGCAGCAGCCGGTGCCTGGCGCTGGCACAGGGGAAGTGATCGGGGCCAGAGTCGACAGCGTCATCAGTGGGATGGTGGTCCACGACCATCAACACAAATCCATGTTTCATCCTGATGATTCGGTGTTTGATCGTGACCGACCTCGCCCTCCTCCTGAGGATTTCTACCCTCACCCGGACAACCTGCCTTACCAGGATGAGCATCGTCATCATGATGCCTTTTTCTTTCAAGACgcctcctaccgccacccggaGGATCCATATTACAGGCCAGGCAGCCCTCCGCACCACTACCCCAGAGTTCAAGAGCGCCTCACTCCCCCGTTCTCACCCTCAGAGGACCCCTACTATGCCCATGACTACCAGCGGCACAGCCCTCCTCCTCCGCACTACACTCCGAGGAGACCACCACCACGTAATTTTGAAATCCGTCATCCCGGTCTACGGCCTCCACATCGGCCTCCCCACCCAGCACATCACCCACACCCCAGAGGACCTCCACGTGCACCATTTCCTCGGTTCCACGGCCCCGATCCAAGGTTAAGAGGCAAACGTCCAGGTCCAAGAGGAGGCGGAAATCCTGGGCCAATGTTCCCCCCAAAAAGACCCTTTCCACCCCCACAGTACTGACTGGACATGTAGCTTTGAGCTCTTTAAATCACTGTGGATGATCATGAAGGCAGGGGCAGGGAGTTGACTGTTCAGTAACTTCTAGTCACTCAGTGTTGAGGTCCACATCTTGCCATAAGAAACCTGTGAAAATCTGGGTGGATAAAAGTGCAGATACTGAGGTGGGCATCAAGAGACAAGGTTATAGTGAAGAAGAATTAATTCAGCAGCTACCAGAAGAAAAGTGTGAATGGCAGAAGAATATAGGATGTTGAAGAGACCAGCAGAGAGACAGCACCAGGAGATGGAAAAGAAATCGGATGCTCTGAGAGGGCTGCTGAGCTGGAGAGTGAAGACAGAAGATTAAAGAAAATAAGAGgtggatatatatatctatatatatatgtaattcACTTTTTGTGTTATTTGCTCCAGTATGAAGCATTGCATTAAATATGTAATAGAGCATCAGTTTGATaaaggtcagtgtgtgtgcatgctctcAAGTGAAAGTTAACTAGTCACAGAAGTTGAATCTGACAATAGTGATTTTTGCTAAGAGTAACAAAAGAATCTAGTTGGTGCAATGTGTCTGcggttttttagtttttcagtgAGCAGTTTTGACTGCTTCTCTTCATATCAGCAGTTTCCCAGTAGCCTTTGGTTAAActtcaatttaaattaaatcactTTGGGTATGAAAAACAGAGTGTATGTTATAGAATTTATGTTCCTTCTATAATACTCATTAGCATATTTAGGGAAGTTATTTTTCATTGTTCCAACTCCAAATGTTATATATTTGTGAAGCGATGCTTTCTCCACCAGTGCGTAAGTTTCCTCCGGCGATAGTTTTACGTCTCGTTAAGTTCCTTGAAGGAAAGCGGCACATGTCTACCCAAATGGAGAGAGAGGTGTGAGAGTAATTATTTCTGCCTCCAACATCGTCGCGGAAGAAGTGCATTTTTGGAGGAGATGAAGATACTCGTCTTCAGTTTCGTTTTACTTGTACTGACTAATAAAAATCTGAGTTTGAAAaatggtgttgttgtttttttcctttccttttatcCTTGCATCACTAGCCTAAACTATTAGTCTTTAACTATACATACTATTTGAGTATGTAATGCATTTAGTAGAGTTATGCTTTGCTATTTGAGGGCAATATTTAATCCCTATTTTGGTACGCACAAAAATCACAGGGAAGGGTTTAATCCACCAAAGTGTTAGTTTCTTGTTCTGTCTAAAGGAGTTGGCTGTTACCATGCAACATTATTCCAGAGAGTTAAAATCACACAAAGAATAGAGATAGGCCCAAGTTGCATACATTCACTGTATTTAAATAGTAAATAGATGAGTACAATGCATTATGCTTTCATGAATGTGCTGCAGTTTGtgaaaaaagtttatttcaCAATTTACATTGAAATCCTAAAAGAACATTGTCTGCTCTTGTTAAATAAGTCAATATTGATCAAATGTGTGCATTTAAACTATAGCCACAAAGATAGAAAAACCACACTTAATGAAGAAACTTCCACACAGAAGTTGCATACTTCAACCTGTGTGGACGTTGCTGTTTTTCATCAGTGTGTATGTTTAACGGTCATTTCATGAAATCTTACATGTTTTCATGGCCTTTCTCAGACCCCGGTTAACGGAACTGACCCTGAAAGTCTGGGTAGGTTACTTAGTAGAGTCAGTTATAGGAGACAGACGAGTTTGTTTAGTTTGCTATTACTATAACAATCTAACTTTTGTGCATGGTTTGCAGTTTGGCCTGGAAACAACAATGGAATTGTAGATTTAAAGTTTGCCTCCGACTCATTCTATTATGTTTAGCTTATTCTCCACTGATTGCATTGTTAACATTGCTTATGttagtctgtttgttttttttaacctgtagAGCTTTGTAAATTCATTGTTGACCTTTTAAAAGTTATGGATCACCTTTTCTTTCGAGTTGTTAAATGTCTACTAAATCTATTTATATGAAGCTTTATTGCTTTTGCTAACGTTGAGCATTAAAGCTATCCATTCGAAGTAGTTCCCCACATTCACTTCGCTGttctctgtgctgctgctgctgagcacGTTTCCAGTAGGGTTCATTGTTTCCCTTCGGGAAAACAGATGTTTGTTACCCTCATAGCACAGAAAGCTGAAGGCTCTCTGCTTCTGAACAGAAGAGGGGAATGAAAGAAGCTCTCAGTTTGAGGCCAAACTGGCTCCTCACAGAGCTTCAGTGCGAGTTTGCCAGACAAAGGGATAATCAGTAAGACTAATTAGgcaattacaaaacaaatattgaagtaCTGTTTGAATAATtgacttgcaaaaaaaaaaggtaaaatgttAGGCTTTTGGACTTGAACACCGTAGTATCTTGTTGGATTATAAATCcgatttcatttttattttatgctctaaaaagcaaaatattttatgacgtgtatttaaaaaaaagatgactcTTAACTCGTAGCCTTGAGCGAGACGCAGGGATTTATGTTTTACATCCTACGTTTCTGCTTCGATTGCTTTTACAAGGCTCTAACATATTCATTCTTTCGGGTGAGATTTGTCCTAATTAAGATGTTCAGGGAAATTAGGATCGATTTGAACTAAATACTCGTGCAACTTTGCAAAACCCGGTTTgggataaaataatgaaaaagtgtAATGTCCACGCGTTTTATTGTATTTGACGTTTCCATGCGTAATTTAAGAAGCATAGGGCGGAACTCTTGTGCGGAATGTGTCATTACGAGGCCGGACTCGGTGATCAGACATTCGATATCAGATAATAAATGGTTCTGGTAATAAACAGTGCAGCAAGCTCAGGTTAGCCAACCGTCGCCAGATGTCAGTAGACCTGTCAAGGATCCCGTTCCCTTTACTAGTCTGCTTTGTGAGACGAGGAGCAGCCAtagcgcgcgcgcgcgcacacacacacacacacacacacacacacacatatacatattctGGACGTGTTCATACTTCACACGGGGATTGTTGATGTCATTTATTGCGCTAAAAGTGCTCCGTGATACTTCATAGTTTTTGTTCATTAAATTGTCCTGAATTAGAACTAATGTCTACTTTCTAAGACACGTCTTATTTCCCTTGAAATTTAACCTATTTTCTGTTTgatcccctccctcctcctgttGTCATCCTCAGGGATCCAGAGCTACACTTTGATGTGTCTGATGTGATGGGAACCTTTCCCACATGTTAACTGAtggaagagaagggggggggggatgctgtGGTGGATCTCTTTAAATCCTGCACAGCTCTCCCAGTGATGGCTGTTGGTCGGGCATGAATGCTGTGCACCACAGCAGCTGAGTAAGCCTCCAGTTCAATTCATCAGAAACTGAGTGCCACCAGCAGGTAATCAAAACAAACCATCAATAataaggtggtggtggtggtggtggtggagggggaTGTTGaaattgtttctttcttttctgtataTGTGTTTAGGGGGAGTCACAGGAGAGCAAAAAGGATGGACAAGAGACGCCTGTGTGAGTGAGTACATTCAGGGTTATTAGatactttttaaacattatattcTCTCACTCAAACATCCAAATACCTCACATCGCTTTCAACAAACCCAGGTAGTCGTACACCTCCAATATGTAAAAAGTCCattaaatgcatgttttttgtgaaataaagaattattgaataaaacaaggttgtgtttttatttaaagctacTCACAGTGTACAAAGTAGTTGGGATTAGGTGCACCTAAAGAAGTTGGAACTGTAAAATGCTACTTGCACGCCAATCCATAAATTATAATAATCCAATAATATATTCTTTGCATGACACTATGAaatacttttgatacttaatgACAATTTTGCTGAAAATACCTCTTTtactggtgtttttttaatgtaggacttttacttgtaatggaataTTTTTGTAGTTTCTTCTACCAGTGTATAAAGCACCAAAACACATTTAGGTTCCCAGGTAGGCCTACAGTATCTTATGCAAAGTCATATAAAGCAACACACCCGCGACCACCGGCATCACTTGTGTTTGCAGTTCGTCACCAGATGTCGTTGTTGGTTAAAAATGACATCCATTGTGAAATGACACGAATAGGGTTTCGAAGCGTAGGCTATAACATTAATTTATATTTGGTTAAATTTAGAAGAATTGCTGCCTGCACTGTGGGCTTACATTGGGGTTTAAGGGCTGAAAGGCAGATAGGATTTAGTGACTGATGGCAGATGGCAGCCTTAACATTAGAGACAAGCCGATGAGATATTCTGCTGTTGGAAATAAAGGAATTAACTCTTCAGCCTATGATCAGAGGTTTGCtgtgttttcttaaataaacATGTTGCTGAAGCCTAGCAGGACCAGATCGTGACTCCTTTGAAGTGGCACCGTGTGCGCAGGTCGGGTGTGTGCAGCCTGCTGTGTGTCATGTGGGC
Above is a window of Etheostoma spectabile isolate EspeVRDwgs_2016 chromosome 14, UIUC_Espe_1.0, whole genome shotgun sequence DNA encoding:
- the rprd2a gene encoding regulation of nuclear pre-mRNA domain-containing protein 2a isoform X1, coding for MAAGVGAASGGSLESTLEKKFRSVSNTMDSIQALSTWCIDNKKYHSLIVRHWMKCLRKSDTSHRLNLFYVANDVIQNCKRKNAIVYRTAFAEMLPDAFLLVNNDGDPKVIKSVERILSIWEDRGVYSGALITELKSTLVKEESPPETPVEQKTPVESKADLQSKVVAEFVPQALFDKLSKYKKSLEELDLREKQLAAMRVDICSSDALKRLKDKAGGKKFSKDFEEGSAQLQEFVKFFDKQMKTGPPLIEALNNADIFYEMQYKEVKIVANAYQTFANRVSHLKRKLDTLKATLPDLDESPIPSPSADAPSPTGSESPFRGLELANPDPDLDGCAMDEEAEPPAPSPLSSPGGSPKHTETLGENDNREVEDMELSEEEMDGSGIIVEEQIESTTHPKVSTAKTEPSVATEQPVTQVTPLVATPVAAPSAAAVESVDLGKISSILNSLNSVMKNTGPLVESPPAAAPASSSLKTTPAASVASQDASSLVNLLSKVDMSPADILGALSKVQGQGSLEGITSLLSSPAENVSSDSSSTGKIPPSSTSAPAVPSQSLSLSSDAPVPSSHISTVRQSTSSQAPPQTSIPASALVQALHRDMDLTTEPEPSMSSTSLESKIHNFLQGNPAFNAFGLGFSTNLAPGGDNLSPVTGTDTQGGTPVRDEGGGTPTQDEIMDKPVVVPLISTTNQPSIAETVNTAPIAYQNSSQQNRNNPQQQAYMQPGVAQNGQVYQMSEHRITVPAAQYQHISAQTGGPVPGKRATGSACSTNMEGFQGVSERGWYGDTYPEGNSQQPRGYNVTAPGGAGENKASGMYPYQTETFLEPQELASQQGATTSPGFFRSTLPPVPKLPPPPCVFAAPPSATSSMMMPTGQQPVPGAGTGEVIGARVDSVISGMVVHDHQHKSMFHPDDSVFDRDRPRPPPEDFYPHPDNLPYQDEHRHHDAFFFQDASYRHPEDPYYRPGSPPHHYPRVQERLTPPFSPSEDPYYAHDYQRHSPPPPHYTPRRPPPRNFEIRHPGLRPPHRPPHPAHHPHPRGPPRAPFPRFHGPDPRLRGKRPGPRGGGNPGPMFPPKRPFPPPQY
- the rprd2a gene encoding regulation of nuclear pre-mRNA domain-containing protein 2a isoform X2, with the translated sequence MRVDICSSDALKRLKDKAGGKKFSKDFEEGSAQLQEFVKFFDKQMKTGPPLIEALNNADIFYEMQYKEVKIVANAYQTFANRVSHLKRKLDTLKATLPDLDESPIPSPSADAPSPTGSESPFRGLELANPDPDLDGCAMDEEAEPPAPSPLSSPGGSPKHTETLGENDNREVEDMELSEEEMDGSGIIVEEQIESTTHPKVSTAKTEPSVATEQPVTQVTPLVATPVAAPSAAAVESVDLGKISSILNSLNSVMKNTGPLVESPPAAAPASSSLKTTPAASVASQDASSLVNLLSKVDMSPADILGALSKVQGQGSLEGITSLLSSPAENVSSDSSSTGKIPPSSTSAPAVPSQSLSLSSDAPVPSSHISTVRQSTSSQAPPQTSIPASALVQALHRDMDLTTEPEPSMSSTSLESKIHNFLQGNPAFNAFGLGFSTNLAPGGDNLSPVTGTDTQGGTPVRDEGGGTPTQDEIMDKPVVVPLISTTNQPSIAETVNTAPIAYQNSSQQNRNNPQQQAYMQPGVAQNGQVYQMSEHRITVPAAQYQHISAQTGGPVPGKRATGSACSTNMEGFQGVSERGWYGDTYPEGNSQQPRGYNVTAPGGAGENKASGMYPYQTETFLEPQELASQQGATTSPGFFRSTLPPVPKLPPPPCVFAAPPSATSSMMMPTGQQPVPGAGTGEVIGARVDSVISGMVVHDHQHKSMFHPDDSVFDRDRPRPPPEDFYPHPDNLPYQDEHRHHDAFFFQDASYRHPEDPYYRPGSPPHHYPRVQERLTPPFSPSEDPYYAHDYQRHSPPPPHYTPRRPPPRNFEIRHPGLRPPHRPPHPAHHPHPRGPPRAPFPRFHGPDPRLRGKRPGPRGGGNPGPMFPPKRPFPPPQY